The sequence AAGGTGCAGCCCGTCCGGAAGCCGCGTCGGCATGTCCTTGGCCGAATGCACGGCGAGGTCGATGCGCCGGTCGAGCAGCGCTTCTTCCAGCTCCTTGGTGAACAGCCCCTTGCCGCCGGCTTCCGACAGCGCCCGGTCGGTGATGGCGTCGCCCGTGGTGCGGATCACCTGCACCTCCACCGCCTCGTCCGGCCAGCGATGCGCCTTCAGCAGCGCGTCGCGTACCGCATGCGCCTGCCACAGGGCGAGCGGGCTGCCACGGGTGCCGAGCCGGAGTTTGGGAAGCGATTGCGTCATGCCGTCCTGCGGTGCTAGCGGTTCGTATGCGTTCAGTTCACCGGCCAACCCCGTAAAGTCAATGCGTGATCTTCTCCTGCTCGGCATCGAGACCACCTGCGACGAGACCGCCGCCGCGGTGGTGCGTCGGCGTGCCGACGGAACCGGTGCGATCCTCTCCAACATCGTGCATTCGCAGACCGAGGATCACGCGGAGTATGGCGGCGTGGTGCCGGAAATCGCCGCCCGCGCCCATGTCGAGGTGCTCGACCATCTGGTCGCCCGCGCGCTGCGCGCCGCCGGGCTGCGGCTGAACGAGATCGACGGCATCGCCGCCGCCGCTGGCCCGGGGCTGATCGGCGGGGTCATTGTCGGCCTCACCACGGCAAAGGCGCTGGCTCTGGCGGCGAGGAAGCCGCTGATCGCGGTCAATCATCTCGAAGCGCACGCGCTTACCGCCCGCCTCACCGACAAGGTGCCCTTCCCCTTCCTGCTGCTGCTCGTCTCCGGCGGCCACACCCAACTCGTCGCCGTCACCGGCATCGGCGAGTATGAGAAGCTCGGCGGGACGATGGACGACGCCATCGGCGAAGCGTTCGACAAGACCGCCAAGATGCTCGGCCTGCCCTATCCCGGCGGCCCGGCGGTGGAGCGCGCGGCGTTGCAGGGCGATCCGGAACGCTTCGCCCTGCCCCGCCCCCTGCACGGCAAGCCGGTGCCGGATTTCTCGCTCTCCGGCCTCAAGACCGCGGTGCGGATCGAGGCGCTGAAGATCGCCCCGCTGAGCGAGCAGGACGTGAACGATCTGTGCGCCTCCTTCCAGGCCGCTGTGGTCGACATTCTCGCCGACCGCGTGCGCTGCGCGCTGCGGCTGATGCGGCATCGGGGGCTGAAGCCCTCCGCGCTGGTGCTGGCGGGAGGCGTCGGCGCCAACCAGTCGGTGCGCCGGGCGCTGCACAAGGTCGCGGCCGATGGCGGCACCCGTCTCGCCGTGCCGCCGCCGGAACTGTGCACCGATAATGGCGCGATGATCGCATGGGCCGGCGCCGAACGGCTGGCGCGCGGCCTGTCCGACGGGCTCGACGCCTCCCCCCGCGCCCGCTGGCCGCTGGACGAGATCGAGGGGGTGGAAGCGCCGGCGGCCGGCTTAACGGCGGCGCCGGCCGAAGCGGTGCCTCCGGCGGCTCCCGAGGGGATTGGCGGCTGATGCCGGCCCGCTTTGCCTCCATCGGCGTGGTGGGCGCCGGCGCCTGGGGCACGGCGCTCGCCAATGCCGCCGCCCGCGCCGGCCGCGAAGTCGTGCTGTGGGGGCGCGATGCCGCGCTGATCGAGAGGCTGCGGCACCAGCGCGCCAATGCCGCGCACCTGCCGGGAGTGGCTCTGGCCGAGACGGTGCACCCCACTGCCGATCTCGCTGATGTCGGCGGCACCGATGCGGTGCTGCTCGTCGTTCCGGCCCAGGCGAGCCGCACGGTCGCCGCCGCCCTCGCGCCGCATCTCGCGCCGGGCACGGCGGTCGTCACCTGCGCCAAGGGCATCGAGCGGGGCACCTCACTGTTCATGACGCAGGTGCTGGAAGAGGCCTGCCCGCAGGCGGCGCCGGCAATTCTCTCCGGCCCCAGCTTCGCCGCCGATGTCGCCGCCGGCCTGCCCACCGCCGTGACGCTGGCCGCGCGCGACGGTGCGGTAGCGGAGGCGCTGGCCGCCGCGCTCGGCTCGGCCTCGTTCCGGCTCTATCACAGCGAGGATGTGCGCGGGGTGGAGATCGGCGGCGCGGCCAAGAACGTGCTCGCCATCGCCGCCGGCATTGTCGGCGGCCGCAGGCTCGGCGCCAGCGCCGGCGCCGCGCTGATCGCGCGCGGCTTCGCCGAGCTGATGCGCTTCGGTAAAGCCTATGGCGCGCGGGCGGAAACGCTCACCGGCCTGTCCGGTCTCGGCGACCTCATTCTCACCTGTTCCACCGCCCAGTCGCGCAATTACGCGCTCGGCCTCAGCCTCGGCCAGCAGGACGGGCTGCACCCGCCGGGCAAGCTGGCGGAAGGCGCGCTGACCGCCAGCGTGCTGGTGGCGATGGCGCAGGCGCGCGGCGTCGACATGCCGATCGCCCGCGCGGTGGAAGACGTGCTGGCCGGGCGCCGCGATGTCGAACAGGCGATCGGCTCGCTGCTGGCCCGCCCGCAAAGGGCGGAAGCGTGAGACGACGCGGCGCGCCGGCCCCTGCGGGATGACGGAGGCGCGGCGAAGCGGTAAGTGAATGAGCCTCCCGGCGAGGTCATCAGGAGTGGAAATGGCGCACTGGCTCTACAAGTCTGAACCCTTCAAATGGTCCTGGGAGCAGCAGGTCGCCGCCGCCGAAAAGGGCACGCACTGGGACGGCGTGCGCAACCACCTCGCCAAGCAGCAGCTTCTCGCCATGCGCCTTGGTGACCACGGGTTCTTCTACCATTCGAACGAGGGCAAGGAGATCGTCGGCGTCGTCGAGGTCATTAAGGAAGCCTACCCCGACCCCTCCGATCCCTCGGGCAAATTCGTCATGGTCGACCTCAAGGCGGTGGCCGCGCTGAACAACCCGGTCTCGCTCGCCGCCGTGAAGGCGGAACCGCGCCTCGCCGAGATGGCGCTGATGAAATTCTCCCGCCTCTCCGTCCAGCCCGTCACCGATGCCGAATGGGACATCGTGCTGGAGATGGCGGGCGGCACACGTTGACGCCGCGCGGCATCGCCGACCCCGCCGCTTTCATCCGCGCCGAGACGCAGCGCCTCGCCCCGCCGCTGGTGCCGGAAATCACGCTGCATCTCGCCGAGGAATCGCTGCCGATCTGGCAACGCACCGAGGAGGAACTGGGCGAGATCGGCCTGCCGCCGCCCTTCTGGGCCTTCGCCTGGGCCGGCGGGCAGGCACTGGCCCGCTACATCCTCGACCATCCCGACACGGTGCGCGGCAAACGGGTGCTGGATTTCGCCTCAGGTTCCGGCCTGGTCGGCATCGCCGCGGCGAAGGCGGGCGCGGCGCATGTCGCCTGCGCCGATATCGACCCGTTCGCCCAGGCCGCCATCGCGCTGAACGCCGGCCTCAACGGCGCGGGGCCGCTCGACGTGATCACCTCCGATGTGCTTGGCACGCGGGGCGTTTGGGAGGTCGTGCTGGCCGGCGACATCGCCTATGAGCGCGACCTCGCGGGGAAGGTCTTCGCCTGGCTCGAGGCGCTTTCGGCCGCGGACGCCGATGTGTGGATCGGCGATCCCGGCCGCTCCTATCTGCCGCGCCAGCGACTGGAGAAGGTCGCGGACTATGCCGTTCCGGTCTCGCGCGAACTCGAAGACACGGAGATCAAGGCCACCGCCGTCTGGCGCCCGCGGCGCTGATGCCGGGCGCGGCCGGTTGCGGCCTTCCGGCAGTTTTTCGGGAACAGGACGTGTTGCCTTACGTTGGCCCCATAGATGCGGCGGCAACGCGGCATCGGGCGCCGGGTGCAGCATCCGCACCCGGCCTGCTTACGGCACAAGAGGCTAATGGCCCCGCGCCATGGCGCCTCTTGCACGGCACCCGGCGCGGCGGACCCCGTCGCCCCGGCCTGTCCCGAGGCGTCCAGCGGCACCGAGTGATGCCCTGGCCGCCACCGGCATTCCTGATTGTCCTTCGTGACCTGCGTTGACTCTCGAATGCCTCCCTGGCGGCGACCCGTCGCCACAAACCAAGGAGACACACGATGAAAAACCGAAACCTCCTGCACGCGGCTGCGGCTACGTCCATTCTCAGCCTGATCGCCGGTGGCGCGGTGGCGCAGACCGCTCCTTCCGCAACGAACACCCGCCAGGCCCCGGCTGCCAGCCAGCAGGACCGCCAGACCACGGCCGGCGCGCGCGCCTCCGGCGAGCGGCAGGTGGCGCAGCAGTGCCTCGATGAGCTGCGCGCCTTCAACGCCCAGATGAACGACGACGGATTCTGGATTTCCGGCTGGGGTGCCCAGGACATACAGGCCGGCGGGCGCGCCGGCATGGACGGCGCCACATCCGGAACCGCGTCCAGCGGTCAGGCCACCCGGGCCCAGCGCGCGTCGGAGGATGTGCCGGCGAACCAGTCGCCGACCGCCCGCGCGCCCAATACCCAGGACAATGCGGTGACGCCGGCGCGTTCGGCCTGGGGTGGCAGCAGTTGGGGCATCGGCTCGCCGCCCTATCAGATCCGCACCCTGCGCTCCGCCGCCAATGTACTGGGCCAGCGCGGCGAGCAGCAGGCCTGTAACGCCGTGCTCGCCGAGATGAAGGAGGCGTATCGCGACTATACCGGCCAGCTCAGGCAGGCTGGCGTGGAGCCGGGCGATGTCACCTCCTGGCGCCAGCAGCGGCTGGTTGGCGCCCGTCCCGTCACCGAGATCGACGCCGGGCTGGTCAATCTCGCCGACATCACCGGCACGGAGGTCCGCAATCTGCAGGACGAGCAGCTCGGCACGGTGGAAGACGTGGTGCTGGATTCCGAACGCGGCGGCATCCGCTATGTGATCGTCTCCAGCGGCGGCGTGCTCGGCATTGGCGAGGACATGGTGGCGGTGCCCTGGCAGGCGCTGCGCGCGACGCGGGGGCTTAACACCTTCGTGCTCAACGCGCCGAGCGACGCGCTCGACGAGGCCCCCTCGGTCGATCCGGAGGCATTCGCCGATCCGAATGGCTCGCGCGAGACGCGCCAGCAGGTCGACCGCTTCTGGCATGACCAGATGAGCGGCTGAGCCGACGAGGCGCGGGAGCGACTCCCGCGCCGGACCCTTCGGGAATAAACGGCGGGGCGGTGCAGGCCGCCCCGCTGCCGTGGCGGGCGGCGGGACCCGTCTCCTCCGCGCGACTACCTACCGACCAAAGTTGCGCGCCCCTGCGCTTGTCCCGCCCGGGCGCTCTCCCCATAATCCCGCCGAAGCAAGAGAGGCGCACAGCGCCGGCCTGATGGGGAGAAACGCCATGTCCGACAAGATCTACGACGTGCCCGCGGAATGGGCGAAGCGGGCCTTCCTCGATGATCGCGCCTATCAGGCGAAGTATGAGGCCTCGCTCACCGACCCGCAGGCTTTCTGGGCGGATGAGGGCAAGCGGATCGAATGGTTCGAGCCTTATACGGTGGTCAAGAACACCTCCTTCGATCCCGGCCATGTCTCGATCAAATGGTTCGAGGACGGCGTCACCAATGTCGCCTGGAACTGCATCGACCGGCATCTGCCCACCCGTGCCGATCAGGTCGCCATCATCTGGGAAGGCGACGATCCGTCCGAGCACCGCCACATCACCTATCAGGAGCTGCATGACGAGGTCTGCCGCTTCGCCAATGTGCTGCGCAACCGCAATGTGGAGAAGGGCGACCGCGTCACCATCTACATGCCGATGATCCCCGAGGCGGCCTATGCGATGCTCGCCTGCGCGCGGCTCGGCGCCATCCACTCGGTGGTGTTCGGCGGTTTCTCGCCCGACAGTCTCGCCGGCCGGGTCCGCGACTGCGGCTCCAAGGTCATCATCACCGCCGACGAAGGGCTGCGCGGCGGCCGCAAGGTGCCGCTTAAGGCCAATGTCGATGCCGCCATCGCCAAGTTGGGCGATATCGAGGTGGATCACGTCGTCGTCGTGCGCCGCACCGGCGGCACGGTCAACATGAAGCCCGGCCGCGACGTGTGGTATCACGAGGCGGCCGATCTCGTGACCAGCCATTGCCCGGCAACGCCCGTCGAGGCGGAACACCCGCTGTTCATCCTCTACACCTCGGGATCGACCGGCCTGCCCAAGGGTGTGCTGCACACCACGGGCGGCTATCTCGTCTATGCCTCGATGACGCACCAATATGTGTTCGACTATCACGAGGGCGACATCTACTGGTGCACCGCCGATATCGGCTGGGTGACGGGCCACAGCTACATCGTCTATGGCCCGCTCGCCAACGGCGCCACCACGCTGATGTTCGAGGGGGTGCCGAACTATCCGACCAATTCCCGCTTCTGGGAGGTCATCGACAAGCACAAGGTCAACATCTTCTACACCGCGCCGACCGCTATCCGCGCGCTGATGCAAGGCGGCGATGCGCCCGTCACCAAGACCAGCCGCGCCTCGCTGCGCCTGCTCGGCTCGGTCGGCGAGCCGATCAACCCGGAAGCGTGGGAATGGTATCATCGCGTGGTCGGCGACGAGCGCTGCCCGATTGTCGACACCTGGTGGCAGACCGAGACCGGCGGCATCCTCATCACCCCGCTGCCCGGCGCCACCAAGCTGAAGCCCGGCTCGGCGACGCGCCCGTTCTTCGGCGTCATCCCGGAAGTGGTGGACGCGGAAGGCAACCCGCTCAGCGGCGCCTGCGAGGGCAATCTGGTGATCGCCGATTCCTGGCCGGGGCAGATGCGCACAGTCTATGGCGACCATGAGCGCTTCATGCAGACCTATTTCTCCACCTATCCCGGCAAGTACTTCACCGGCGACGGCTGCCGGCGCGATGCCGACGGCTATTACTGGATCACCGGCCGCGTCGACGACGTGATCAACGTTTCCGGCCACCGCATGGGCACCGCCGAGGTGGAAAGCGCGCTGGTGGCGCATCCGAAGGTCTCGGAAGCGGCGGTGGTTGGCTATCCCCACGACATCAAGGGCCAGGGCATCTATGCCTATGTCACGCTGATGGCCGGCATCGAGCCGACCGAGGAACTGCGCAAGGAACTGGTGTCCTGGGTGCGGCAGGAAATCGGCCCCATCGCCTCGCCGGACCTGATCCAGTTCGCCCCCGGCCTGCCCAAGACCCGCTCCGGCAAGATCATGCGCCGCATCCTGCGCAAGATCGCCGAGGACGAGTTCGGCAATCTCGGCGACACTTCCACTCTCGCCGATCCGAACGTGGTGGAAGACCTCATCTCTCACCGCCAGAACAAGAAGCACGCGGCGGCGTGACGCGCGGCGCCCCTGGCCGAGCGCGAGCGCGGCCGGGGCAGCCGTTCAGGTCAGGCGGTGGTGATGCGGCTGCCGCCGCTCCGCCGGCGGCAGGGCGCGCCAGTCGCCATAGAGGTTTTCCAGAACCGTCTCATAGCTGCGCGGCACCGGGAACGGATGCCCCTCGAAACTCCAGGCGATGCAGGCATCGAAATCCCGCGCCGACCGTATCTGGCGGTAGCGCATGCGGCCGGAAACGAGGCAGGCGACATGGGCGTTCGCCCGGCCCTCCCGCCAGCGCGCCACCCGCTCCAGCCCTCCCGCGAGGCGCTGCGGCGCCAGACCCCGCATGCCCCACACCAGCACCTGCCGGGCCCAGCGCCGCGCCCGCGTGGGCGAACGGTCGCCCGGCGCGGCCTTGCCGGCGCGATAGGCGAGAGCCGTGGCCAGCAGCCAGGCGAGCCGCATGTGCAGCCGCCCGCGCACCGGCCCCGGGCACACGCCGTCAAACGGGAAAATGTCGAGGAAGGCGCCGGAGCCCGTCTCCCCCTCTCCGCTCACCATCTTGCAGAACGGGAAAGGGCATCCCGGCTCCGTCCGCGCCTGACGCAGCCGGTAGGCCGGCGCCAGTTCCGCCGGTGCCACGGCCAGAAAGCGCTCATACGCGGCGCGCCGCAGGCAGACATCCACGTCGTCATCCCACGGGATGAAGCCGCCATGGCGGATGGCGCCGAGCA is a genomic window of Ancylobacter sp. IITR112 containing:
- a CDS encoding NAD(P)H-dependent glycerol-3-phosphate dehydrogenase produces the protein MPARFASIGVVGAGAWGTALANAAARAGREVVLWGRDAALIERLRHQRANAAHLPGVALAETVHPTADLADVGGTDAVLLVVPAQASRTVAAALAPHLAPGTAVVTCAKGIERGTSLFMTQVLEEACPQAAPAILSGPSFAADVAAGLPTAVTLAARDGAVAEALAAALGSASFRLYHSEDVRGVEIGGAAKNVLAIAAGIVGGRRLGASAGAALIARGFAELMRFGKAYGARAETLTGLSGLGDLILTCSTAQSRNYALGLSLGQQDGLHPPGKLAEGALTASVLVAMAQARGVDMPIARAVEDVLAGRRDVEQAIGSLLARPQRAEA
- the tsaD gene encoding tRNA (adenosine(37)-N6)-threonylcarbamoyltransferase complex transferase subunit TsaD, which translates into the protein MRDLLLLGIETTCDETAAAVVRRRADGTGAILSNIVHSQTEDHAEYGGVVPEIAARAHVEVLDHLVARALRAAGLRLNEIDGIAAAAGPGLIGGVIVGLTTAKALALAARKPLIAVNHLEAHALTARLTDKVPFPFLLLLVSGGHTQLVAVTGIGEYEKLGGTMDDAIGEAFDKTAKMLGLPYPGGPAVERAALQGDPERFALPRPLHGKPVPDFSLSGLKTAVRIEALKIAPLSEQDVNDLCASFQAAVVDILADRVRCALRLMRHRGLKPSALVLAGGVGANQSVRRALHKVAADGGTRLAVPPPELCTDNGAMIAWAGAERLARGLSDGLDASPRARWPLDEIEGVEAPAAGLTAAPAEAVPPAAPEGIGG
- a CDS encoding EVE domain-containing protein, yielding MAHWLYKSEPFKWSWEQQVAAAEKGTHWDGVRNHLAKQQLLAMRLGDHGFFYHSNEGKEIVGVVEVIKEAYPDPSDPSGKFVMVDLKAVAALNNPVSLAAVKAEPRLAEMALMKFSRLSVQPVTDAEWDIVLEMAGGTR
- a CDS encoding phosphorylcholine transferase LicD produces the protein MTDLTRLQREGLGMLLAFDHVCRRHGIAYQLAAGTLLGAIRHGGFIPWDDDVDVCLRRAAYERFLAVAPAELAPAYRLRQARTEPGCPFPFCKMVSGEGETGSGAFLDIFPFDGVCPGPVRGRLHMRLAWLLATALAYRAGKAAPGDRSPTRARRWARQVLVWGMRGLAPQRLAGGLERVARWREGRANAHVACLVSGRMRYRQIRSARDFDACIAWSFEGHPFPVPRSYETVLENLYGDWRALPPAERRQPHHHRLT
- the acs gene encoding acetate--CoA ligase; the protein is MSDKIYDVPAEWAKRAFLDDRAYQAKYEASLTDPQAFWADEGKRIEWFEPYTVVKNTSFDPGHVSIKWFEDGVTNVAWNCIDRHLPTRADQVAIIWEGDDPSEHRHITYQELHDEVCRFANVLRNRNVEKGDRVTIYMPMIPEAAYAMLACARLGAIHSVVFGGFSPDSLAGRVRDCGSKVIITADEGLRGGRKVPLKANVDAAIAKLGDIEVDHVVVVRRTGGTVNMKPGRDVWYHEAADLVTSHCPATPVEAEHPLFILYTSGSTGLPKGVLHTTGGYLVYASMTHQYVFDYHEGDIYWCTADIGWVTGHSYIVYGPLANGATTLMFEGVPNYPTNSRFWEVIDKHKVNIFYTAPTAIRALMQGGDAPVTKTSRASLRLLGSVGEPINPEAWEWYHRVVGDERCPIVDTWWQTETGGILITPLPGATKLKPGSATRPFFGVIPEVVDAEGNPLSGACEGNLVIADSWPGQMRTVYGDHERFMQTYFSTYPGKYFTGDGCRRDADGYYWITGRVDDVINVSGHRMGTAEVESALVAHPKVSEAAVVGYPHDIKGQGIYAYVTLMAGIEPTEELRKELVSWVRQEIGPIASPDLIQFAPGLPKTRSGKIMRRILRKIAEDEFGNLGDTSTLADPNVVEDLISHRQNKKHAAA
- a CDS encoding PRC-barrel domain-containing protein, encoding MKNRNLLHAAAATSILSLIAGGAVAQTAPSATNTRQAPAASQQDRQTTAGARASGERQVAQQCLDELRAFNAQMNDDGFWISGWGAQDIQAGGRAGMDGATSGTASSGQATRAQRASEDVPANQSPTARAPNTQDNAVTPARSAWGGSSWGIGSPPYQIRTLRSAANVLGQRGEQQACNAVLAEMKEAYRDYTGQLRQAGVEPGDVTSWRQQRLVGARPVTEIDAGLVNLADITGTEVRNLQDEQLGTVEDVVLDSERGGIRYVIVSSGGVLGIGEDMVAVPWQALRATRGLNTFVLNAPSDALDEAPSVDPEAFADPNGSRETRQQVDRFWHDQMSG
- a CDS encoding methyltransferase, whose amino-acid sequence is MGHRAGDGGRHTLTPRGIADPAAFIRAETQRLAPPLVPEITLHLAEESLPIWQRTEEELGEIGLPPPFWAFAWAGGQALARYILDHPDTVRGKRVLDFASGSGLVGIAAAKAGAAHVACADIDPFAQAAIALNAGLNGAGPLDVITSDVLGTRGVWEVVLAGDIAYERDLAGKVFAWLEALSAADADVWIGDPGRSYLPRQRLEKVADYAVPVSRELEDTEIKATAVWRPRR